The window CGCGCACACTACTGCCGAGCTCGTCGACGCGCTGCGCCGGGTGTGGGACGACGGCGACGAGTGGTTCGTCATCGGCGGCGGGTCGAACCTGTTGGTGGGCGATGAGCCGTTCGAGGGGAGCGTCGTGCGCATCCTCACCCACGGGATCGAGCCGGTCAGCGGCGCCCGCGACGGGTATGCGCGACTGCGCGTGCAGGCCGGGCAGAACTGGGACGAGCTTGTCGCCTTCGCCGTGGAACACGGGCTGGCCGGAATCACGGCACTGTCGGGCATTCCCGGCACGGCCGGCGCCGCTCCCGTGCAGAACGTCGGCGCGTACGGCCAGGAGATCGTGCAGACCCTCGTCGAGGTCGAGCTGCTCGATGAAGACACCGGCGAGGTCTCGACGGTTCCGGCATCCGAACTCGAGCTCGGTTTTCGCACCTCGGTGCTCAAGCACCACTACGGGTCGGTGGCGCGCCGCCGCGCGGTGATCGTGTCGCTCACGCTGGAACTCGCTGAATGGGGGGATGCCGCGGCCCCGGTTCGTGGCGAGCAGCTGCGTACCGCGCTCGGCCTGGCGCCCGACGACGCGGTCACACTGGCGTGGGTGCGCGAGCGCATTCTCGACATCCGCGCCCGCAAGGGCATGGTGCTCGATGATGCCGACCCTG is drawn from Microbacterium protaetiae and contains these coding sequences:
- a CDS encoding UDP-N-acetylmuramate dehydrogenase, which gives rise to MPEVTPLPLARLTTLRTGAAPARMYDAHTTAELVDALRRVWDDGDEWFVIGGGSNLLVGDEPFEGSVVRILTHGIEPVSGARDGYARLRVQAGQNWDELVAFAVEHGLAGITALSGIPGTAGAAPVQNVGAYGQEIVQTLVEVELLDEDTGEVSTVPASELELGFRTSVLKHHYGSVARRRAVIVSLTLELAEWGDAAAPVRGEQLRTALGLAPDDAVTLAWVRERILDIRARKGMVLDDADPDTHSAGSFFQNAVVSASFARTLPDACPRWPMAPDPAPTRVIPLDSYAGLAPMAPLPEPEVKVSSAWLIEHAGFGKGFRLPRSRAGLSTKHALALTNRGGATAGEVAELARYIRLRVSAEFGLILQPEPVLVGVEI